The following are encoded together in the Onychostoma macrolepis isolate SWU-2019 chromosome 03, ASM1243209v1, whole genome shotgun sequence genome:
- the suz12a gene encoding polycomb protein suz12-A isoform X2 has protein sequence MAPQKHGSGGNGFYANSGASKAANGGAHVSSGVVMTSVKRPKMEQVQADHELFLQAFEKPTQIYRFLRTRNLIAPIFLHRSLTYMSHRNSRISSKRKCFSVNDLLFKVEKSKVDQESHNMASNLQLTFTGFFHKTEKPLQNSENEENSVSVEVLLVKVCHKKRKDVSCPVKQVPTGKKQVPLNPDSSQTKLGAFPTLIVPSQEFEPSNSHMVKSYSLLFRVSRPGGREHNGMTTRDTNVMEELSNRKKRYCSNQDDEETTFVAQMTVFDKNRRLQLLDGEYEVSMQEIEESPVGKKRATWETILDGKWLPPFETFSQGPTLQFTLRWTNDTADRGTAPVAKPLATRNSESSTVDSSKPSNVKPPQAVAVNESVGTDLPVRREQTHVEPRQKLRVYYQFLYNNNTRQQTEARDDLHCPWCTLNCRKLYSLLKHLKLSHSRFIFNYVPHPKGARIDVSINECYDGSYVGNPQDIHCQPGFAFSRNGPVKRTPVTHFLVCRPKRSKPSLSEFLESEDGEQEQQRTYISGHNRLYFHSDSCMPLRPQEMDVDSEDERDPAWLREKTVMQIDEFMDVNEGEKEVMKLWNLHVMKHGGLDTLLVSPYNVT, from the exons ATGGCTCCACAAAAACACGGATCTGGTGGAAACGGGTTTTATGCCAACAGCGGCGCGAGCAAAGCGGCTAATGGAGGAGCTCACGTATCGTCCGGTGTTGTGATGACTTCAGTCAAGCGACCCAAGATGGAGCAGGTCCAAGCCGACCATGAACTCTTCCTGCAAGCCTTCGAGA AACCAACTCAAATATACCGGTTTCTTCGCACAAGGAATCTTATAGCA CCAATCTTCCTGCACAGGTCTCTTACATATATGTCCCACAGAAACTCAAGAATAAGTTCAAAAAG AAAATGCTTTAGCGTGAATGACCTGCTGTTCAAAGTGGAGAAGTCGAAAGTGGATCAGGAATCTCACAA CATGGCGTCAAACCTGCAGCTCACGTTTACTGGATTCTTTCATAAAACTG AGAAGCCATTGCAGAACTCAGAGAATGAAGAAAACTCGGTGTCTGTGGAAGTACTGCTTGTCAAGGTCTGCCACAAGAAGAGAAAG GATGTAAGTTGTCCAGTAAAGCAAGTGCCTACAGGTAAAAAGCAGGTGCCTCTGAACCCAGACAGCAGTCAGACCAAGCTGGGAGCTTTCCCCACGCTGATTGTGCCCAGCCAAGAGTTTGAACCCAGTAACAGCCACATGGTGAAGTCCTACTCCCTTCTGTTCAGAGTGTCTCGTCCAGGGGGGAGAGAGCACAACGGCATGACCACCAGAGATACTA ATGTTATGGAAGAGCTGTCTAACAGGAAGAAGAGATACTGCTCTAATCAGGATGATGAAGAAACTACATTTGTGGCGCAAATGACAGTTTTTGATAAAAATAG ACGCCTCCAGCTTTTGGATGGCGAGTATGAAGTCTCCATGCAGGAGATCGAGGAGAGTCCTGTAGGCAAGAAAAGGGCAACATGGGAAACCATACTAGATGGGAAG TGGCTTCCTCCCTTCGAGACCTTTTCCCAGGGACCCACGCTGCAGTTCACTTTGCGATGGACCAATGACACGGCTGACAGGGGAACGGCCCCAGTGGCCAAACCGCTTGCCACACGCAATTCTGAATCCAGCACAGTAGACAGCAGCAAGCCTAGCAATGTGAAGCCGCCACAGGCAGTAG ctgttaatgaatcagttgGCACTGATCTACCAGTAAGAAGAGAACAAACTCATGTTGAACCTCGTCAGAAACTACGTGTTTATTATCAG TTCCTGTATAACAATAACACACGGCAGCAGACGGAGGCCAGAGATGACCTGCACTGTCCTTGGTGCACGTTGAACTGCCGTAAGCTCTACAGCCTCCTCAAGCACCTCAAGCTCTCCCACAGCCGCTTCATCTTCAACTATGTG CCTCATCCTAAAGGAGCCAGGATAGATGTGTCGATTAATGAATGCTATGACGGCTCTTATGTGGGCAACCCTCAGGACATTCACTGCCAGCCTGGCTTTGCCTTCAGCCGTAACGGCCCagtgaagaggactccagtTACACACTTCCTTgtctgcag GCCCAAGCGCTCAAAACCCAGCCTCTCTGAGTTCCTGGAGTCAGAGGATGGAGAACAGGAGCAGCAGCGAACGTACATCAGCGGTCACAACCGCCTATACTTCCACAGCGACAGCTGCATGCCGCTTCGACCACAGGAAATGGATGTGGACAGTGAGGACGAGAGGGATCCAGCATGGCTCAGAGAGAAGACCGTTATG CAAATCGATGAATTCATGGATGTCaatgagggagagaaagaggtCATGAAATTGTGGAACCTGCATGTAATGAAACATGG TGGCCTGGATACTCTCCTCGTATCACCTTACAATGTTACGTGA
- the crlf3 gene encoding cytokine receptor-like factor 3 encodes MSIEAEALLQEAKESIEAAQNYRSELQQRLHGLSQARKQVRGSASQTREALQRHFQELQTAVSRLLTERLNALLQEVDNIELDSVSPLDDCQKLIEHGVSTADELLREGEAAIRCGINEKEDKLGSFTKKALQIQLDSLPEVPALVDVPCLSAQLDDSLLHMFRTHVARHASVASHPPVQIEELVERPGGVLVRWCKVDDDFAPQDYRLQYRRGNSSQYEDAYIGKDTEFLVLQLDPHIDHLFRVCARGEGRTEWSPWSIPQTGYTTLAPHEWLPGVDGYILSSRKNIAMRNDSSPGHGGVLYSNSPSYFCGQTLTFKITAAGQTDKRDSLGVCADNRTDTDSLQRDQAVCISTNGAVFVNGKEMTNQLPAITVGSSVTFDMEVVNLFPVSNNNNPSDGGNFKLRVTIGSGNREVVFDWLLDQVVDSLFFGCSFTHPGWKVLVF; translated from the exons gtgCGTGGCAGTGCCAGTCAGACGCGTGAGGCTCTGCAGCGGCACTTTCAGGAGCTGCAGACGGCAGTGAGTCGACTGCTGACCGAGAGGCTGAACGCTCTGCTGCAAGAGGTCGACAACATCGAGCTGGACAGTGTCAGTCCCTTAGATGACTGTCAGAAGCTCATTGAGCATGGAGTCAGCACAGCTGATGAGCTGCTCCGAGAGG GGGAGGCTGCCATCCGCTGTGGCATAAATGAGAAGGAGGACAAGCTGGGCAGCTTCACTAAGAAAGCCCTGCAGATCCAGTTGGACAG TCTGCCCGAGGTACCTGCGCTGGTGGACGTGCCGTGTCTGTCTGCGCAGCTGGACGACTCTTTGCTGCATATGTTTCGTACACACGTGGCTCGGCACGCCAGCGTGGCCTCTCATCCGCCCGTCCAGATTGAGGAGCTGGTGGAGAGACCGGGCGGTGTGCTGGTGCGCTGGTGTAAG GTGGACGATGACTTCGCCCCGCAGGACTACCGGTTGCAGTACCGTCGTGGTAACTCTTCTCAGTATGAGGACGCGTACATTGGAAAAGACACCGAGTTCCTGGTGCTCCAGCTTGACCCGCACATCGACCACCTGTTTCGTGTGTGCGCCAGAGGAGAGGGCCGAACCGAATGGAGCCCGTGGAGCATCCCGCAGACCGGCTACACCACACTTGCACCCCACG AATGGCTTCCAGGCGTGGATGGTTACATTTTGAGCAGTAGGAAGAACATCGCTATGCGCAATGACTCATCGCCTGGTCACGGGGGTGTTCTGTACTCCAACTCCCCCTCGTACTTCTGTGGCCAGACCCTCACCTTCAA gaTCACAGCTGCTGGACAGACAGATAAGCGTGACAGTTTGGGTGTGTGTGCAGACAACAGAACTGACACAGATTCACTGCAGAGGGATCAGGCTGTCTGCATCTCCACTAACG GTGCCGTGTTTGTGAATGGAAAAGAGATGACCAACCAGCTACCAGCCATCACTGTTGGCTCTTCTGTGACCTTTGACATGGAAGTAGTCAACCTCTTTCCTGTGAGCAACAATAACAACCCCAGCGATGGTGGAAACTTTAAGCTGAGGGTGACGATTGGCTCAGGGAACAGGGAAGTGGTGTTTGATTGGCTGCTGGATCAGGTGGTGGACAGCCTTTTCTTTGGCTGCTCCTTCACGCACCCTGGATGGAAAGTGCTGGTGTTTTGA
- the suz12a gene encoding polycomb protein suz12-A isoform X1 has translation MAPQKHGSGGNGFYANSGASKAANGGAHVSSGVVMTSVKRPKMEQVQADHELFLQAFEKPTQIYRFLRTRNLIAPIFLHRSLTYMSHRNSRISSKRKCFSVNDLLFKVEKSKVDQESHNMASNLQLTFTGFFHKTEKPLQNSENEENSVSVEVLLVKVCHKKRKDVSCPVKQVPTGKKQVPLNPDSSQTKLGAFPTLIVPSQEFEPSNSHMVKSYSLLFRVSRPGGREHNGMTTRDTNVMEELSNRKKRYCSNQDDEETTFVAQMTVFDKNRRLQLLDGEYEVSMQEIEESPVGKKRATWETILDGKWLPPFETFSQGPTLQFTLRWTNDTADRGTAPVAKPLATRNSESSTVDSSKPSNVKPPQAVAVNESVGTDLPVRREQTHVEPRQKLRVYYQFLYNNNTRQQTEARDDLHCPWCTLNCRKLYSLLKHLKLSHSRFIFNYVPHPKGARIDVSINECYDGSYVGNPQDIHCQPGFAFSRNGPVKRTPVTHFLVCRPKRSKPSLSEFLESEDGEQEQQRTYISGHNRLYFHSDSCMPLRPQEMDVDSEDERDPAWLREKTVMQIDEFMDVNEGEKEVMKLWNLHVMKHGLIADNQMNQACLLFVEQHSTTIIEKNLCRNILLHLVSMHDFGLVNTVTIDKAMAHLKRQKDGQEQSKMQDDADGGSSCDGEASVSSLVNTQNH, from the exons ATGGCTCCACAAAAACACGGATCTGGTGGAAACGGGTTTTATGCCAACAGCGGCGCGAGCAAAGCGGCTAATGGAGGAGCTCACGTATCGTCCGGTGTTGTGATGACTTCAGTCAAGCGACCCAAGATGGAGCAGGTCCAAGCCGACCATGAACTCTTCCTGCAAGCCTTCGAGA AACCAACTCAAATATACCGGTTTCTTCGCACAAGGAATCTTATAGCA CCAATCTTCCTGCACAGGTCTCTTACATATATGTCCCACAGAAACTCAAGAATAAGTTCAAAAAG AAAATGCTTTAGCGTGAATGACCTGCTGTTCAAAGTGGAGAAGTCGAAAGTGGATCAGGAATCTCACAA CATGGCGTCAAACCTGCAGCTCACGTTTACTGGATTCTTTCATAAAACTG AGAAGCCATTGCAGAACTCAGAGAATGAAGAAAACTCGGTGTCTGTGGAAGTACTGCTTGTCAAGGTCTGCCACAAGAAGAGAAAG GATGTAAGTTGTCCAGTAAAGCAAGTGCCTACAGGTAAAAAGCAGGTGCCTCTGAACCCAGACAGCAGTCAGACCAAGCTGGGAGCTTTCCCCACGCTGATTGTGCCCAGCCAAGAGTTTGAACCCAGTAACAGCCACATGGTGAAGTCCTACTCCCTTCTGTTCAGAGTGTCTCGTCCAGGGGGGAGAGAGCACAACGGCATGACCACCAGAGATACTA ATGTTATGGAAGAGCTGTCTAACAGGAAGAAGAGATACTGCTCTAATCAGGATGATGAAGAAACTACATTTGTGGCGCAAATGACAGTTTTTGATAAAAATAG ACGCCTCCAGCTTTTGGATGGCGAGTATGAAGTCTCCATGCAGGAGATCGAGGAGAGTCCTGTAGGCAAGAAAAGGGCAACATGGGAAACCATACTAGATGGGAAG TGGCTTCCTCCCTTCGAGACCTTTTCCCAGGGACCCACGCTGCAGTTCACTTTGCGATGGACCAATGACACGGCTGACAGGGGAACGGCCCCAGTGGCCAAACCGCTTGCCACACGCAATTCTGAATCCAGCACAGTAGACAGCAGCAAGCCTAGCAATGTGAAGCCGCCACAGGCAGTAG ctgttaatgaatcagttgGCACTGATCTACCAGTAAGAAGAGAACAAACTCATGTTGAACCTCGTCAGAAACTACGTGTTTATTATCAG TTCCTGTATAACAATAACACACGGCAGCAGACGGAGGCCAGAGATGACCTGCACTGTCCTTGGTGCACGTTGAACTGCCGTAAGCTCTACAGCCTCCTCAAGCACCTCAAGCTCTCCCACAGCCGCTTCATCTTCAACTATGTG CCTCATCCTAAAGGAGCCAGGATAGATGTGTCGATTAATGAATGCTATGACGGCTCTTATGTGGGCAACCCTCAGGACATTCACTGCCAGCCTGGCTTTGCCTTCAGCCGTAACGGCCCagtgaagaggactccagtTACACACTTCCTTgtctgcag GCCCAAGCGCTCAAAACCCAGCCTCTCTGAGTTCCTGGAGTCAGAGGATGGAGAACAGGAGCAGCAGCGAACGTACATCAGCGGTCACAACCGCCTATACTTCCACAGCGACAGCTGCATGCCGCTTCGACCACAGGAAATGGATGTGGACAGTGAGGACGAGAGGGATCCAGCATGGCTCAGAGAGAAGACCGTTATG CAAATCGATGAATTCATGGATGTCaatgagggagagaaagaggtCATGAAATTGTGGAACCTGCATGTAATGAAACATGG ATTGATAGCTGACAACCAAATGAATCAGGCCTGCTTGTTGTTTGTGGAGCAGCACAGCACCACCATCATCGAGAAGAATCTTTGCCGGAACATTCTGCTCCATCTGGTCAGCATGCACGACTTCGGTTTAGTAAATACAGTGACCATAGATAAGGCCATGGCTCACCTGAAACGGCAAAAAGACGGGCAGGAGCAATCTAAAATGCAAGACGATGCTGATGGTGGGTCCAGCTGCGATGGTGAAGCCAGTGTATCAAGTTTAGTCAACACCCAGAATCACTGA